The Rhineura floridana isolate rRhiFlo1 chromosome 10, rRhiFlo1.hap2, whole genome shotgun sequence genome includes a region encoding these proteins:
- the HNRNPA2B1 gene encoding heterogeneous nuclear ribonucleoproteins A2/B1 isoform X1 has product MPRGDRESDWVSEREKEQFRKLFIGGLSFETTEESLRNYYEQWGKLTDCVVMRDPASKRSRGFGFVTFSSMAEVDAAMAARPHSIDGRVVEPKRAVAREESGKPGAHVTVKKLFVGGIKEDTEEHHLRDYFSEYGKIDTIEIITDRQSGKKRGFGFVTFDDHDPVDKIVLQKYHTINGHNAEVRKALSRQEMQEVQSSRSGRGGNFGFGDSRGGGGNFGPGPGSNFRGGSDGYGGGRGFGDGYNGYGGGPGGGNFGGSPGYGGGRGGYGGGGPGYGNQGGGYGGGYDNYGGGNYGGGNYNDFGNYNQQPSNYGPMKSGNFGGSRNMGGPYGGGNYGPGGSGGSGGYGGRSRY; this is encoded by the exons AGGGAAAAGGAGCAGTTCCGCAAACTATTCATTGGTGGCTTAAGCTTCGAAACAACAGAAGAAAGTTTGAGAAACTACTACGAGCAATGGGGAAAGTTAACGGATTGTGTG GTAATGAGAGACCCTGCAAGCAAACGCTCACGAGGATTTGGTTTTGTAACATTCTCTTCCATGGCTGAAGTTGATGCAGCAATGGCTGCCAGACCTCATTCCATTGATGGAAGAGTAGTTGAGCCTAAAAGAGCTGTAGCCAGAGAG gaatcTGGAAAACCTGGGGCTCATGTTACTGTGAAAAAGTTGTTTGTTGGTGGAATTAAAGAAGATACTGAAGAACATCACCTTAGAGACTACTTCTCGGAATATGGAAAAATTGACACAATTGAAATAATTACAGACAGGCAATCTGGTAAAAAGAGAGGCTTTGGGTTTGTAACTTTTGATGACCATGATCCTGTGGACAAAATTGTAT TGCAGAAATATCATACTATTAATGGTCATAATGCAGAAGTAAGAAAAGCTTTATCTAGACAAGAAATGCAAGAGGTTCAGAGCTCAAGGAGTGGGCGAGGAG GTAACTTTGGCTTTGGAGACTCACGTGGAGGTGGTGGAAACTTTGGTCCAGGACCAGGAAGTAACTTCAGAGGTGGATCTG atGGCTATGGAGGTGGTCGTGGATTTGGCGATGGATACAATGGATACGGTGGGGGACCAGGAG GTGGCAATTTTGGAGGCAGTCCTGGTTATGGAGGTGGAAGAGGAGGATATGGTGGTGGAGGACCTGGATATGGCAACCAGGGTGGGGGCTACGGAGGTGGCTATGACAACTATGGAGGAG GCAATTATGGAGGTGGAAATTACAATGATTTTGGAAACTACAACCAACAGCCCTCAAACTACGGTCCAATGAAGAGTGGAAATTTTGGTGGAAGCAGGAACATGGGGGGACCATATGGTGGAG GAAACTATGGTCCTGGAGGAAGTGGAGGAAGTGGGGGATATGGAGGGAGGAGCCGTTACTGA
- the HNRNPA2B1 gene encoding heterogeneous nuclear ribonucleoproteins A2/B1 isoform X2: protein MPRGDRESDWREKEQFRKLFIGGLSFETTEESLRNYYEQWGKLTDCVVMRDPASKRSRGFGFVTFSSMAEVDAAMAARPHSIDGRVVEPKRAVAREESGKPGAHVTVKKLFVGGIKEDTEEHHLRDYFSEYGKIDTIEIITDRQSGKKRGFGFVTFDDHDPVDKIVLQKYHTINGHNAEVRKALSRQEMQEVQSSRSGRGGNFGFGDSRGGGGNFGPGPGSNFRGGSDGYGGGRGFGDGYNGYGGGPGGGNFGGSPGYGGGRGGYGGGGPGYGNQGGGYGGGYDNYGGGNYGGGNYNDFGNYNQQPSNYGPMKSGNFGGSRNMGGPYGGGNYGPGGSGGSGGYGGRSRY from the exons AGGGAAAAGGAGCAGTTCCGCAAACTATTCATTGGTGGCTTAAGCTTCGAAACAACAGAAGAAAGTTTGAGAAACTACTACGAGCAATGGGGAAAGTTAACGGATTGTGTG GTAATGAGAGACCCTGCAAGCAAACGCTCACGAGGATTTGGTTTTGTAACATTCTCTTCCATGGCTGAAGTTGATGCAGCAATGGCTGCCAGACCTCATTCCATTGATGGAAGAGTAGTTGAGCCTAAAAGAGCTGTAGCCAGAGAG gaatcTGGAAAACCTGGGGCTCATGTTACTGTGAAAAAGTTGTTTGTTGGTGGAATTAAAGAAGATACTGAAGAACATCACCTTAGAGACTACTTCTCGGAATATGGAAAAATTGACACAATTGAAATAATTACAGACAGGCAATCTGGTAAAAAGAGAGGCTTTGGGTTTGTAACTTTTGATGACCATGATCCTGTGGACAAAATTGTAT TGCAGAAATATCATACTATTAATGGTCATAATGCAGAAGTAAGAAAAGCTTTATCTAGACAAGAAATGCAAGAGGTTCAGAGCTCAAGGAGTGGGCGAGGAG GTAACTTTGGCTTTGGAGACTCACGTGGAGGTGGTGGAAACTTTGGTCCAGGACCAGGAAGTAACTTCAGAGGTGGATCTG atGGCTATGGAGGTGGTCGTGGATTTGGCGATGGATACAATGGATACGGTGGGGGACCAGGAG GTGGCAATTTTGGAGGCAGTCCTGGTTATGGAGGTGGAAGAGGAGGATATGGTGGTGGAGGACCTGGATATGGCAACCAGGGTGGGGGCTACGGAGGTGGCTATGACAACTATGGAGGAG GCAATTATGGAGGTGGAAATTACAATGATTTTGGAAACTACAACCAACAGCCCTCAAACTACGGTCCAATGAAGAGTGGAAATTTTGGTGGAAGCAGGAACATGGGGGGACCATATGGTGGAG GAAACTATGGTCCTGGAGGAAGTGGAGGAAGTGGGGGATATGGAGGGAGGAGCCGTTACTGA